Sequence from the Candidatus Poribacteria bacterium genome:
TCCCGCAAATGCCTATAAACCTCCCTGTGTTCTATAAGCCTATATTCATGCACCAAAATATTTCTCAATCCCACCAGCTCGTGCATTTTATCCCTCAGATTCGGATCGATTATCCCGTATTGAGATAAGATATCGAAGATATCATGATAGCTCTCCGCCTTTCTAAAGGACATCCTCG
This genomic interval carries:
- a CDS encoding DUF86 domain-containing protein, translated to MSFRKAESYHDIFDILSQYGIIDPNLRDKMHELVGLRNILVHEYRLIEHREVYRHLRESPIVLEELGER